ATCCGGAAAGGCGTCATCTCAGACCATCGCCATATGGTCGCGATGGACCAACACCGATCGGGGCATTTCTCCCAGCAGCGCGGCGATATCCTCGCTGCGGCGCCCGGCGATCTTCGCCGCCGCCTCGCTGTCATATTCGATCAGGCCGCGCGCGATCACCCGGCCATCCTGCGCGACGATATCGACCACGTCGCCGCGATCGAACACGCCCTCGACCTGAGCGACGCCGGCGGGCAGCAGGCTGTTGCCCTTGCCCAGCGCCTTTTCCGCGCCCGCGTCCACGATTACGCGCCCGCGCGTCGTCAGCCGGCCAGCCAACCAGCCCTTCCGCGCGCCCTTAGCCTGCGCCGCTAGGAAGATCGATCCGCGTCCGCTCGTGCCCCAATGCGACAGTGGAGCGTCGACCTTGCCCGAAATAATGGCCAGATGCGCGCCCGCACCGGTGGCGATCCGTGCCGCCTGGATTTTCGATACCATGCCGCCGGACCCCATGCCCGACGCCGAACCATCGTCGGCCATCGCCGCGATCCGGGCGTCTATCGTCTCTATCGTCTCTATCAGCATCGCGTTCGCATTGGCGTGCGGGTTGGCGGTGTAAAGTCCGTCGACGTCCGAAAGCAGAACAACCGCGTCAGCCCGTGCCGCCTGTCCGATGCGCGCCGCCAGCCTGTCATTATCGCCGAAGCGGATTTCAGCCGTCGCCACGCTGTCATTCTCATTGACCACCGGCACGACGTCCAGCGCCATCAGCCGTTCCAGCGTAGCCGCAGCGTTCAGGTAACGCCGCCGATTTTCCAGATCGTCCAGTGTCACCAACATCTGCGCGGCGGTGATGCCCTTTTCATGCAGCAGGCTGGCCCAGCATTGCGACAGGGCGATCTGCCCGGTCGCGGCGGCGGCCTGCGCATCCTCCAGCGATCCACGACCACCCTTGGGTAGCTTCAGTCGCCGTGCGCCCAGCGCGATCGCGCCTGACGACACGATGATGACCTGTTGCCCGGCCGCCTTGCGCGCGGCGACATCGGCCACCAGCGTACGCAGCCAGTCGACCCGCACCTCTCCGGCCGGATCGACCAGCAGGGCGGAGCCGATCTTGATGACCAGGCGGCGGACAAGGGCAGGGGGGAAACCGGAGAGGGGGATGGTCATGCTTCATTTCCCCCCTCCCTTTCAAGGGAGGGGCCGGGGGTGGGTGCGCCGCGCTGCGGCGCTTCTACGTCTCAACCGGGAACAGCGCTCGCTTCGCTCGCGACCCACCCCCGCCCCCTCCCTAAAAGGGAGGGGGGATTAGTTTGTCAAATCGGCGACCAGGTGGCTTCGCCTTTATCGCCACCATCCTCGTCTTCTTCTTCATCCGCCGCGCCCTGATCGAGCAGCGGCAGCACTGCGTCCAGCAGCGTGCCAACGCCTTCGCCGGTCGCGCCGGAGATGATGAACACATCCTCCACGCCTGCTTCCTCGCGAAGCTGGTCGGCGATGTCCTCCATCAGTTCCTGCCCCAGCAGATCGCCCTTGTTGAGCGCCACGATCTGCGGCTTTTCGTCCAGCCCGCCGCCATAGGCGGCCAGTTCGTCGGTCACGATGCGGAAGGCGTCGACCGGATCGTCGCTGGTCGCGTCGATCAGATGCAGCAGCACACGGCACCGCTCGATATGTCCCAGGAAGCGATCGCCGATGCCCGCGCCCTCAGCCGCGCCTGCGATCAGGCCGGGAATGTCCGCCAATACGAACTCGCGGTCGCGGTGCAGCACCACGCCAAGCTGCGGCTTGGTGGTGGTGAAGGCATAGGCGCCCACCTTCGCCCTGGTGTTTGTGACCTGGTTGATGAGGGTCGACTTGCCCGCATTGGGCATCCCGACCAGGCCGACATCGGCCAGCAGCTTGAGGCGCAGCCACACCCACATTTCCTGACCCGGCCAGCCCGTACCATGCTGGCGCGGGGCGCGATTGGTGCTGGTTTTGTAGGACAGGTTGCCGCGTCCGCCGTCGCCGCCGCGCAGGAAGGTGATGCGCTGGCCTACTTCGGTGAAGTCGGCCAGCACTTCCTGTTCTTCATATTCGGGATAGCCGTCTTCATCCTCGGTGCCTTCGATCGGCTGGGGATCTGACAAAATCTGCGTGCCGACCGGCACCTTGACGATCAGGTCGTCGCCACCCGCGCCATAGCGGTTCTTGCCCATGCCGGGCTGGCCGCGTTGCGCTTTGAAATGCTGGGTGTAGCGGAAATCGATCAGCGTATTAAGGCCAGCGACCGCTTCGAAGATGATATCGCCGCCCTTGCCGCCATTGCCGCCATCCGGGCCGCCATATTCGACATATTTCTCACGGCGAAAGCTGACAGCCCCGGGGCCGCCCCAGCCGGATTTGATATAGATTTTTGCTTGATCGAGGAAATGCATCGCGCGCCCATAGCGCTATCAGCGCAAAAGTTAAACCTTGGCCTGCGCTGCAAAGGTCGCAGCCTCCTGCATTAACGCCAAGGTCAGGCTGCGGGTTGCGATTTCGCGCGCTTTTTCGCGCGGCAGGCCCAGCGCTCCGGCCATCGCTCCGCCCAGTTGCGAATCACCCAGCGCCAGCAGCACCAGCATCAGCGTATTTTCCCGGATCAGCTCGCCCATATTCGGGGTGAGGGCGCTCGCCGCCAGCTTGTCGACCAGCCGGTGGATGGCATCCACCACGGGGTCCAGGGCATCCTCATTGCCCGACGCCAGCATCCAGCTCGCCAGCGCGCCCGCGCCTTCCCGGTCGAAAGCGTCGAAGGTCATGTCGACGATGATATGCGGCGCCAGAGCGCCGCGCCGCGCCGCGTCCACCGCTTCACCGATCTTGGCCGTGATCGTTTCGGCGAGATGGGCGGCCAGCGCTTTCTGCAACCCTGCCGCCGACCCGAAATGGTGGAGCAGATTGGCATGGGTCCGCCCGATCCGCCCCGCCACGGCCTTCAGCGTGACGGCCTGTGGTCCGGTCTCGATCAGCAGGTCGCGCGCCGCCTCCATGGCGACGAGGCGGCTTTCATCCGGGCTGAGACGGGCGCGTTTTATTGACATTGGTGTCAGTAACTCTTATTTACATCAATGTAAGTAATCGACGGAGCCATCCCCAGTGACCCCAACCGACCTCACCATCACGCCGCGCGACCGCCGTTTCGGGCGAGATCGCGCAGCCGCGCGACATTGGCTGAATGGCGATCCGATCGCCACGGCTTTTTTCAATGCGTTGTCGATCACCTTCCCGCGGGGCGAAGCCTATTTCATCGAAAGCGTCCGCGCCTTTCGCGACGGCGTGCCGGACCGGCTGGCAGGCGAGATCGCGGCCTTCATCAAACAGGAAGTGGTTCATAGCCGCGAGCATCTGGCCTTCAACCGGCAGGTGACGGGTCATGGCTATGACGTCTCACGCCTCGACGCCGACGTGACCATGGTGCTGGACATGGCGAAGCAGCGGCCCCCGATCGCCAGCCTGGCCGCGACCATGGCGCTGGAACATTTCACCGCTATCCTCGCCCATGAACTGCTGAGCGATCCCCGCCATCTGGAAGGCGCCGACCCGGAGATAGCCGCGCTCTGGCGCTGGCACGCGGTCGAGGAGATTGAGCATAAGGGCGTGGCCCATGACACCTGGGTCCACGCCACCCGCGACTGGCCGCGCGTCAGGCGCTGGTGGGTCAAATCAGCGATGATGCTGGTGGTGACGAAGAGCTTCCTGCACCACCGTGCGCGTGGCATGATGGATTTGTTGCGGCAGGACGGTGTCACCGGGCCACGGGCCTGGGGCGGGCTGCTATCCTATGCGCTGATCCGGCCGGGTGTCCTGCGCCGTGTGGCGTGGCCCTGGTTCAGCTATTTCCTGCCGGGCTTCCATCCGTGGAAGGTCGATGACCGCGCGTTGATCGCGCTGGCCGACACGCCCTATGTCGACGCGCGGATGGACGGAGCGCTGACGGCGGCTTGACCGAAGCGCGGCGGCGGTTTCTTATCGCCCCATGACCCAGCCACCCATATTGGAAACCGCCCACCTCATCCTCCGCCCGCATCGGGTGGAGGACTATGCCGCCTGCCGCATCCTGTGGAGCGATGCCCAGGTGGTGCGTCATATCGGCGGTGTGCCGCAAGAGGCGCAAGCCGTCTGGTTCCGCTTGCTGCGCTATGCGGGCATGTGGCCGATGCTGGGCTATGGCATGTGGGTGATCGAGGAACGCGACAGCGGTGCCTTCCTTGGCGAGGCCGGACTTCTCAGCGCCGAACGCGGCCTGCCTGAGCTGGAGGGCGTGCCGGAGGCGGGCTGGGTGCTCAGTCCGGATGCCTGGGGCAGGGGGATCGCCACCGAAGCGATGCAGGTGATTCTCGACTGGGCCGACAGGCATGTCGACGCCCCCTCGCTCCGCTGCATCATCGACCCGGACAATGCGGCCTCGATCAAGGTCGCGGAAAAGCTGGGCTTCACACCGCTGACCGACACGGAACTGGGCGGCAAGCCGACGCGGGTGTTCGATCGGGTTAGAAATCCTCCCCTGTAAGGCCGGGCTATCGCATATGGCCTTTCGCCTCTCTCCAACCGTCATGCTGAACTTGTTTCAGCATCCATCGCGCCTCCGGGTCCGACAAACCAGGAGGCGAAATGGACCCTGAAACGAGTTCAGGGTGACGAAGAGAGATTGGGCAGATGCCCCGCTCTTCCAGGGGAAGATCAGAGTTTTTCACGCCGCTACCGGCCATGAATCCCCATAGAGATCCATGGCCGGGTCGCTGCTCATTCGGTCGTCTTCGCCTTCCTCGAACACCAAGGAGTCGACCATGGCGTCGCGGCCCAGGCTGTAGCGTTTCTCGATCCGTCCGGTGAAACGGAAGCCCAGCTTGCGCAGGACGTTGCCCGATGCCGGATTATCGACGAAATGGCCTGCGCGGATGGCGGGGAGGCCACCGGCCCGCGCCATGCCCAGCACGGCGCGCGCAGCTTCGGTCGCGAAGCCCAGGCCCCAATAGGGGCGGGCGATCCAGTAGCCCAGTTCGGGATCGCCCTGCTCGTCCAGATGGACGCCGCATCCGCCGATCAGGCGCGGCGCGCCGTGGGTACGGGTGAAAATCAGCAAACGAGGCAGGCGCGGATGCTGCGGTAGCGCCAGAAAGGCTTCGGCGTCATCCAGTCCATAGGGGCTGGGTACGCGCGCCAGGTTGCGGACGACGGCGGGGTCGTCGATAGCCATGGCCAGGGCCTGCGCGTCTTCCATCCAGCCGGGACGCAGCAACAGGCGGGGGGTACGGGCGAACATTATCATCTCCTCTTCTGCGCGCCGCTAGCTGCCTTTCATGACGACTTGACGACGCTTTATTCCGGACATTTCCCCGCCTGTCCGACGTGCGGGAAGGCGTTGGGTTCCAGAGGTTTGAGGGATTATGAGGGGAGTATCCGCCCAACGGAAAAAGGGCGCCCCTCTCAAGTGAGGAGCGCCCCTTGTTCCCTCGGACTCCGGTATCGGACAGATGGTCCAGACACCGGGAGGATCGCCCCTTGCGGAGGACGACCCGTCATCAAGTCGTCCGTTATTCTGCGGCTTCGGCCAGCCCGTCCACCGATACATATTTGCGGCCGAGCTTGCCGGTGTGGAACACCACCTTGCCTTCGCCAAGCGCGAAGAGGGTGTGATCCTTGCCCATGCCGACATTGCGGCCCGGGTATACGCGGGTGCCGCGCTGGCGAATGATGATGTTGCCGCCGATCACGTCCTGACCGCCGAACTTCTTCACGCCAAGGCGCTTCGACTCCGAATCGCGACCGTTGCGCGACGAACCGCCAGCTTTTTTATGTGCCATGACCTAAACTCCTCGAAATCTTACGCTGTGGCTCAGGCGCCGATCGACACGATCTTGAGGATCGTGTGGTTCTGGCGGTGGCCGTTCTTGCGGCGATAATTGTGACGGCGGCGCTTCTTGAAGACGATGACCTTCTCGCCCTTGGCCTGCGCGATGATTTCCGCCGCGACGGTCAGCTTGGTAGCGTCCTTCAGGTCGCCGCCTTCACCGGCCAGCAGGACGTCGTCCAGCGTAACCTTGTCGCCGGCTTCGCCAGCCAGCTTTTCAACGACGATCTTGTCTCCGGCGGCGACGCGATATTGCTTGCCGCCTGTGCGCACGATAGCGAACATGGCTTGTCTCTTCTCGTTCAAATCTGCTTTCCGCAGATCATCAAGGACTAAGCCTGTCGACCCGCGCGGGAATGTGGCCCGTTAGTGGAATGACTCGCTCCTGTCAACCGATCCGCACCAGTATCCGGACTGGTTTTCGGTGCTTTCATTCCCTATCTTGGTCGTGACCAAGGGAATGAATGGACCTATGCGGCATTTGGGAACCGAAAAGCGGAAGGAAAGGGGCGGCATTGGCCGCACCGCGATCCTTGCCGCCTTTTGGACCCTGATCGCCGTCACGCTGCTGTCCGCACTTGCCCCGCTGGGACCGCCGCTCAGCCGCATGAAGGGTTCGGCCTTCAATCCCGCGACCAGCGAAGTGGTGCTCAAGGGGCGTACCCCTGTTAAGACGCAGGCAGTCCAGCCCGTCCGCCCGGATGACGGGCTGCAACCGGTGGGGCTTTTATGCCTGGCCGTGGCGCTGGTCGTCGGCTTCTGGCGTCTTTCGACAGCCGTCTTCGTTTCGATCGCGCCACATCGCGTCGCTCGCCTGGGCCTCGACCGTGCCCATCCTGCCCGAGCGCCGCCCGCCTCTTTCTGACGAATCGGTATTGGCCCGCCATGCGCGGGCCTTCGTCGGAAAGAGGAGTCTCTCTTATGCCTCGCAAGAATTTGCGACGCGGCCGTCGCCGTCGTCCGCCCTGGTGGTTCATGCCCGCCGTGATGGCGGGCATGGGTGTCGCCGCCGTGGCGCTGTCCGCGGCGATGATGACCATCGTCGAATGAGCGCTCGCCCCTCAATCACCGTTCGTTCCAAGCGAAGTCGAGAAGCGGACAGGACATGCGTCCCGTTTCTCGACACGCTCGGAACGAACGGAATTGGTTGAGTCGAGCCACATCTGTTAGTTTTTCGCCGGGCGCGTCACAGATTCGCAGCGCCAGGCGACAGGATTGAAAGGCATCTATGCCCCATCACACGCCCCTTATCGGCACTATCGTTGCCGGCCTTGTCGTCGCCTTCATCATGGGCGCCATCGCCCATCGCCTCAAACTCTCTCCGCTGGTCGGCTATCTGGTCGCCGGCATCATGGTTGGACCCTTCACCCCCGGCTTCGTCGCCGATGCGGGGCTTGCCAACGAACTGGCGGAAATCGGCGTCATCCTGCTGATGTTCGGCGTCGGCCTGCATTTCTCGCTTAAGGACCTGCTGTCGGTGAAGGCGATCGCCGTTCCCGGCGCGCTGGTCCAGATCGCGGTCGCGACATTGCTTGGCATGGGTCTGGCCCATCTCATGGGCTGGACGCTGATGGGTGGGCTGGTCTTCGGCCTTGCCCTGTCGGTCGCCAGCACCGTGGTCCTACTGCGCGCGTTACAGGGCGCCGATCTCGTCGAAACCCGGCGTGGGCGCGTCGCGGTCGGCTGGCTGATCGTCGAGGATCTGGTGATGGTCCTGGCCCTCGTGCTGCTCCCCGCGCTTGCCAGCGTCATGAACAATGCTGACGGCAGCGGCGGGGCAGGGGCGCTCGTCGCGCCGCTGCTTGGCACCCTGCTCAAGGTGGTGGGTTTCGTCGCGGTGATGCTGATTGTCGGCCGCCGCGTCATTCCCTGGGCGTTGCACTGGGTCGTCCACACCGGTTCGCGCGAGTTGTTTCGCTTGGCCGTGCTCGCCATCGCGCTTGGTGTCGCCTTCGGCGCGGCGCTGGCCTTTGACGTGTCGTTCGCGCTGGGGGCTTTCTTCGCCGGCATGATCCTGGGCGAAACCCCGCTCAGCCGCCGCGCTACGGAGGAGACGCTGCCCCTGCGCGATGCCTTCGCCGTGCTGTTCTTCGTGTCGGTGGGGATGCTCTTCAACCCGGCGATCGTGGTGCAGCACCCGCTGCCGTTGCTCGCCACCATCCTCATCATCGTTATCGGCAAGTCGATCGCCGCATGGGGCATTGTCCGCGCTTTCGGCTATCCCAATGTCACCGCGCTCACCATCGCGGCCAGCCTGGCCCAGATCGGTGAGTTTTCCTTCATCCTTGCTTCGCTAGGGGCTGGCCTGGGGGTTCTGGAGCCGGAGGCGCGCGACCTGATCCTGGCCGGTGCGCTGGTATCGATCTTCCTCAACCCGATCCTCTTCTCGATGATCGTGCGCGAACATAAGAAGGAGGATGATGAGGGCGAGGAAGCGAAGCAGCCCGCCGGTCATCCCGACCGTCCGCGCATCGGCCATGTGATTCTGGTCGGCTATGGCCGGGTGGGCAAGCTCATCGCCCAGCGCCTGGCCGAGCGACATGTCCATTTCGTTGTCGTGGAAGGCGATCCGGAACGGGTGGAGGAGGCCAAGGACGCGGGTGTTCCCGTTGTGCGCGGCAATGCGCTGGAGGACAAGCATCTGCTTGCTGCGGGCATTTGCGAGGCGCGCCATCTGCTGATCGCGGTGCCCGAAGGGTTTGAGGGCGGCGCGATCCATGAACATGCGCGGCACCTGAACGCCAATCTCCAGGTCATCGCCCGTGCCCATTCGGATGCGGAGGTCGCCCATCTGGAAGGGCTGGGCGTGCCCCATGTCGTCATGGGAGAGCGCGAACTGGCCGGGCGGATGCTGGCACTCTGCGGGGTTGGGTAATTAAAGCTGCGTTGAGAACGACTCATCAAGATCGAAAGGTTGCTGTTCCCCGGCGAAGGCCGGGGAACAGGTCCATATGAGTTTTCATCAATGCAGTCTGGTGTAACGTTATTTCCGTTCGCTTCTCGACACGCTCGAACCGAACAGAGTGACATTACCCGCGCGGTTTGCGTGGTCCGCCGGGGCCGCCGCGCTTGGGTCCGCCCTTGAAGGGGCGGGGCGCGTAGCCGGCCGGGCGCGGCCCGCGATCATTGGAGCGGTTGCCCTGGCGCTTATGTTCCCGTGCTTCCTCGCGCGGGGCACCGTCGATCGGTTCGAACGCCACGTCCGCGCCTTCGTCATTCGCTTCGCCGGTGCGCTTGACCGATGCAATGAAGCGGCTGGCGATCGCCTTGGGGATTTCGAACATCGTTTCGTTGGTGGTGATGCGGATCGCGCCAATGTCCTGCCGTGATACATGCCCACGACGGCAGATCAGCGGCAGCAACCAGCGCGGATCGGCATTCTGGCGCCGGCCGATGTCCATGCGGAACCATTGTGTGTCCTCAAAGCCCGGACGCGGCCCGTCGCGGCGGGGCGGCGCTTCGCTGGCGTCCAGCAGTTCTTCGGGTGCAGGCATCGCGGCGCGGGCGCTGCGCACCAGCATGGCGGCGATTTCCTTGGCGCTCTTGGCGGCCAGCAATTCGCCGCCCAGCGCCCAGTCGGATTCCTCCAACTCCATCGGCTCCAGCAGGCGTGAACGCAGCCGTTCGGCATCCTGCTGCGCGATCGCTTCCTTGCTCGGCGCGGTGGTCCATTCGACGGGGATCTTGGCCCCGCGCAGCATGGATTCGACACGACGACGGCGGGGGTAGGGCACGATCAGCACGGCCGTCCCCTTCTTGCCCGCGCGTCCGGTACGTCCCGAACGATGCTGCATGGTTTCCGCGTCGCGCGGCAGTTCGACATGAACCACCAGGGTCAGCGTGGGCAGGTCGATGCCGCGCGCGGCCACGTCGGTCGCCACACAGACCCGCGCCCGCTTGTCGCGCAGCGCCTGCAACGCATGGTTACGTTCATTCTGGCTATGTTCGCCCGACAGCGCCACGGCGGCAAAGCCTCGCTCGGTCAGGCTGGCGTGCAGATGACGCACATTGTCGCGCGTGGCGCAGAACAGGATCGCCGTCTCCGCCTCATGAAAGCGCAACAGGTTGACGACGGCATTTTCGATGTCGGACGGGGCAACGGTCATCGCCTGATAGCTGATGTCGCCATGGCCGCGTTCGGCCGAGATGGTCGCGATTTGCAGCGCGTCCTTCTGGTAGCGGCGGGCCAGCGCCACGATCGGCTTGGGCATGGTGGCCGAAAAAAGCAGGGTGCGGCGTCCCTCAGCCGTAGCGTCGAGAATCCCTTCCAGATCCTCGCGGAAGCCCATGTCGAGCATCTCGTCCGCCTCGTCCAGAACCGCAGTGCGCAGCGACGACAGGTCGAGCGCTCCGCGTTCCAGATGGTCGCGCAGGCGGCCCGGCGTGCCGACCACGATATGCGCGCCCTGAGCCAGCGCCCGGCGTTCCTTGGCGGCGTCCATGCCACCGACGCAGGTGGCGATGCGGGCGCGAGCGCCGGCATAGAGCCATTCCAGTTCGCGGCTGACCTGCAACGCCAGTTCGCGCGTTGGCGCGATCACCAGCGCCAGCGGCCAGGCGGGCGGTGGCAGGCGATCGGCGTCGCCCAGCAGTTCGCCGGCCATGGCGAGGCCAAAGGCGACAGTCTTGCCCGATCCGGTCTGTGCCGACACGATCAGGTCGCGGCCATGCGCTTCCGGTTCGGTGACTTCGGCCTGCACCGGTGTCAGCGCCTCATAGCCCTTGGCGGTCAGCGCCTGCGCGAGCAGGGGGTGGAGTGTTTCAAAAGACATATTCTCGTTTTCTCGTCGGTTAAGCGACCCGCCATTCCCGACGGATACGAACGACCGTTCATGTTCCCGATGCGGGAACTCAGGGGAAGGTCACGCCCCTGATTCCAAAATCCTCCCCTGCAAGGGGAGGGGGACCGCCGCCAAAGGCGGTGGTGGAGGGGTGTCCCCCTATCGAGAGGGTGACACCCTCCGTCTGGCCAGCGGCCAGCCACCTCCCCTTGCGGGGAGGATGATCTGATAAAATAAGAAAGCCTCCTTCCCCATTTCCGAGGAAGGAGGCTTGCCTATTATCTATAGCGCAAAAATCAGACCGAAGCGACTTCCGCCACATCGACCTTCACGCCCGGACCCATCGAGGACGACAGGGCGATCTTGCGGACATATTTGCCCTTAGAACCCGACGGCTTCGCCTTGACGATCGCGTCGACGAAAGCGTCGAAATTCTTGCGCAGATCTTCAGCGGAGAAGCTCGCCTTGCCCAGGCCAGCGTGGATGATACCGGCCTTTTCGACGCGGAATTCGATCTGGCCACCCTTGGCGGCCTTCACGGCTTCGGCGACGTTCGGCGTCACGGTGCCCAGCTTCGGGTTCGGCATCAGGCCCTTGGGACCCAGAACCTTACCCAGGCGACCGACCAGACCCATCATGTCGGGGGTGGCGATCACGCGCTGGAAATCGATGTTGCCGGCCTGGATGCTGTCCAGCAGATCCTCGGCGCCCACGATGTCGGCGCCGGCGGCGGTTGCCGCTTCAGCCTTGTCGCCACGGGCGAACACGGCGACGCGGACGTCCTTGCCGGTGCCGGCGGGCAGGGTGACGACGCCACGGACCATCTGGTCGGCGTGACGCGGGTCGACGCCCAGGTTGATCGCGATTTCGACGCTTTCGTCGAACTTGGCGGTTGCGTGGGTCTTGATCAGGCCCAGCGCTTCGTTGACGCCGTGCAGCTTCTCGCGGTCAACCGCAGTGGCCAGGCTCTTCGCCTTCTTGGTCAGCTTTGCCATGGTCTTAGCCCTCCACCACTTCGAGGCCCATCGCGCGAGCGGAGCCTTCGATGATCTTCGTCGCTGCGTCGATGTCGTTCGCGTTCAGGTCAACCATCTTGGCCTGGGCGATTTCAGCAAGCTGCGAGCGCTTGATCTTGCCGGCGACGACCTTGCCCGGTTCCTTGGAACCCGACTTCAGGTTGACGGCCTTCTTGATCAGATAGGTTGCCGGCGGCTGCTTCGTGACGAAGCTGAACGAACGGTCCGCATAGACGGTGATGATGGTCGGCAGCGGGGTGCCCTTTTCCATCTTGTCCGTCGAGGCGTTGAACGCCTTGCAGAATTCCATGATGTTCACACCGCGCTGACCCAAAGCAGGGCCGATCGGCGGCGAGGGGTTGGCGGCTCCAGCGGGCACCTGGAGCTTGATATAGCCCGTAATCTTCTTGGCCATTGTCACTCACTCTGTTGCTGGACGATCCGAAAATCGCCCGGTTCAAGTTTAGCGGTTCAACCGGAAGCCAAAGCCTCCTCCCGCACACATTCCCTAAGAGGGAATATTGTGCTCCTGCGAATGCAGGAGAACCCAGGGCCGCTTGCGCTGCGCCTGGAAACCCTGAGCTCCTGCTTTCGCAGGAGCACGGGGAAATATATCACTTCGACAGT
This genomic stretch from Sphingobium sp. BYY-5 harbors:
- the rplA gene encoding 50S ribosomal protein L1, which codes for MAKLTKKAKSLATAVDREKLHGVNEALGLIKTHATAKFDESVEIAINLGVDPRHADQMVRGVVTLPAGTGKDVRVAVFARGDKAEAATAAGADIVGAEDLLDSIQAGNIDFQRVIATPDMMGLVGRLGKVLGPKGLMPNPKLGTVTPNVAEAVKAAKGGQIEFRVEKAGIIHAGLGKASFSAEDLRKNFDAFVDAIVKAKPSGSKGKYVRKIALSSSMGPGVKVDVAEVASV
- the rplK gene encoding 50S ribosomal protein L11, encoding MAKKITGYIKLQVPAGAANPSPPIGPALGQRGVNIMEFCKAFNASTDKMEKGTPLPTIITVYADRSFSFVTKQPPATYLIKKAVNLKSGSKEPGKVVAGKIKRSQLAEIAQAKMVDLNANDIDAATKIIEGSARAMGLEVVEG